Part of the Streptomyces showdoensis genome, CGATCAGGCGCGGGTCGTGGGACCCGATCATCGGGTAGCCCTCGCCCTCCATCAGGATCTTCATGATCCGGACGTACGCCTTGTCGATCTCCGGCTTGTCCTGGATGGCGACCTCGGCGGGCTCCTTGTAGGCGCCCTTCACGATGCGCACGCGCGAGCCGTTGGCGGCGAGGCGGCGGGCGTCCTCCTCCGTGCGGAAGAGGTAGGCCTGGATGACGCAGCCGGTCTGCGGGAAGTCCTTCCGCAGCTCCTCGTGGATCGCGAACATCGAGTCGAGGGTCGTGTGGTCCTCGGCGTCCAGGGTGACCGTGGTGCCGATCTCGGCGGCGGCCGCGACGACCGGGCGGACGTTCGCGAGGGCCAGCTCGTGACCGCTGCCGGGGCCCTCGGGGTCCAGCGACTGGCCGAACATGGACAGCTTGACGGACATCTCGGCGCGGGCGCCCAGGCCCAGCTCCTTGAGGCGGCCGATCAGCTCCAGGTAGGCGTCACGGGCGGCGTAGGACTGCTCGACGGTGGTGATGTCCTCACCGACCACGTCGAGGGTGACCTCCAGGCCGCGGGCCGCCAGGTCCTGCACGATCGGGACGACGTCGTTCACCGTCTCGCCGGCGATGAAGCGAGCCACGACCTGCTTGGTCCCGGGGGCGGCCGACACGAAACGGCGCATCTTGTCGCTGCGCGACGCGGCGAGGATCACGGGACCCAGCACGGGGCACCTCCAGAGGGCAGGGTGACGAAAGGTGCCGTACCCGATCTTTCGTAAGGATTCGGGAACAGCACGAAGAACCACCGTGAAACCTAAGGACCGCTCCGATCGTCCGCCATCTACAGCTGTCACGCATCCGTGGCCACACCCTCAGACATCTGTCTGAAGGAAGGGGCCGACGGTGCGAGAATGGCGCCGTGAAGGGCGACTACCAGGACCTTGTGGACGAGATCTCGGCGCTGCTCGGCGCCCCCGCGACCCTGGAGAACCGGGATTTCGGGCTGATCGCCTTCGGCGCCCACGACAGCGACGACGACGAGGCGATGGACCCGGTCCGCACCCGGTCGATCCTCACCCGCAAGTCCACCCCCGCCGTGCGGGCCTGGTTCGAGGGCTTCGGCATCACCCGGGCGACCGGCCCGGTGCGGATCCCGGCCGCCCCCGACGCGGGCGTCTTCCGGGACCGGATCTGCCTGCCGGTACGCCATCGGGGTGTCGTCCTCGGCTACGTCTGGCTGCTCGACGCCGAGCCCGGCCCCTCGCACGCCCAGCTCACCGCCGCCATGGAGGTCGCCGCCCGGATCGGCGAGCTGCTCGCCGACGAGGAGCGGGCCGGGGCGGACCTCTCCCGTGAGCTGCGCGCCGCCCTGTCGGCCGAGCGCGGCTGGCAGTACGACATGGCGCTCGCCGCCCTGCGCACGGCCCTCGGCCCGGACGCGGACGGCCTGCACGCCCTGGTCTGCCTCGCGCCCTGGCCCGCGGAGGACTCCCCGTCCCCGCGCACGGTCCCCGGCGCGGCCGCCCTGTGCACGGTGCCGTGGCAGCCGGCCGGGCCGGGACCGGGTGCGGCCCCCGCCTCCGCCGTCGGTCCGTACGCCGCCGGCCCCGGCCCGGCCCGCGCGCTCGCCGTGCTCGTACGGCTCCGCTCGGGCGACAACCTCTCCCCCGCGGCCACGGCGGCCGGACGGCTGCGCACCACGGCGGAGGCGGCCGGCGGCTCGTCCGTCGCCGGCGTCGCCTCCCCGCGGCGCGGGCTCGCGGACCTGGACGTCGCCTGGCGCGAGGCCGCCTCGGCCGCCCGGGCGGCGACCGCCCAGCCCCGCCTCGGCCCGCTCGCGGAGTGGTCCGCCATCGGCCCGTACCGGCTGCTCACCGCGCTGCCGCCGGCCGAGCCCGACCCGGCGGTGCGCGCCCTGCTCGCCCCGGCCCACGCCGAACTGGCCCGCACCGCCGAGGTGTTCCTCGACCACGCGGGCCAGGCGGGCCGCACGGCCACCGCCCTCGGCATCCACCGCCAGACCCTCTACTACCGCCTCTCCCGCGTCGAACAGCTCACCGGCCTCGACCTGGACACGGGCGAGGACCGGCTGTTGCTGCACATGGCGATCAAGGCGTGGAAGCTGTAGCGGGCGCGGCACCGGCGCCGCGGACGGATCGTCAGTCCCGCTCCCCCATCAGCACCTTCAGCCCCGCCGTGAGGTCGTCGGCGCTCGGGGCGGTCTCCGGGTCGACGACCCACTGGATCATCACGCCGGTCGCGAGGGCCTGGAGGAGGAGGCCGGCGACGCGCGCCTTCTCGGGGTCGGCCTCCGGGTCGATGCCGAGCATGCCCTCGGCCATGCCGAGCCGGCCCTCCCGCTGCGGCTCCTTGATCGCCTCGCGGAGCTTCTCGTCGTCGTCGAGGCGGGTGACGACCTCGGTCTGGAGCTTCCACACCGGGCGGCTGCCCTCGGCGGCCCCGACCAGCGGCTCCCAGACGGCGCGGAAGCGCTCGTACGGATCGGCCGGGAGCTTCGCGGCGCCCTCGGCGTCGGCCCCGCCGACCCGCTCGCCCCACTCCTCGGTGAGGGCGAGGAAGGCCTGCTGGAGCAGGGCGTCCTTGGAGCCGTAGTGGTAGCCGATGGAGGCGAGGTTGGTGCCCGAGGCCGCCACGACGTCACGGGCGGTGGTGCGGGCGTAGCCCTTCTCCAGCAGGCAGCGCTTGGCGCCTTCGAGCAGGTCTTCCTTGTGTCCCATGGACAGCACTGTACCCGGCCGATAGACGTCCGTGTAAGACGAACGTCTATGAGCCGGGTACGGAGTGTGCGCCCCAGGGTCCCCGGGGTCAGATCAGGTTGACCGAGCGGGCCGAGGCGGCGCCGATCTCCTCCGAGATCTCGGCGATCACGGCCGCCGGGACGGTGTCGTCGACGGTGAGCACGACGAGCGCCTCGCCGCCCTCCTCCGTACGGGAGACCTGCATGCCCGCGATGTTCAGACCGGCCTCGCCGAGGATCCGGCCGACCGTGCCGACGATGCCCGGGCGGTCCTCGTAGCGCAGCACCACCATGTGGTCGGCGAGCGCCAGGTCCACGTCGTAGTCACCGACCGCGACGATCTTCTGCAGGTGCTTCGGGCCCGCCAGCGTGCCGGAGACCGAGACCTCCTGGCCGTCCGAGAGGGTGCCGCGCACGGTGACCACGTTGCGGTGGTCGGGCGACTCGGAGCTGGTGGTGAGACGGACCTCGACACCGCGCTCCTGCGCGAACAGCGGGGCGTTCACGTACGACACGGTCTCGTCGACCACGTCCTCGAACACGCCCTTGAGCGCCGAGAGTTCGAGCACCTTCACGTCGTGCTGGGTGATCTCGCCGTACACCTCGACGTCGAGGCGCACCGCGACCTCGCCGGCCAGCGCGGTGAAGATCCGGCCGAGCTTCTCGGCCAGCGGCAGACCCGGCTTCACGTCCTCGGCGATGACGCCGCCCTGGACGTTGACCGCGTCCGGGACCAGCTCGCCCGCGAGCGCCAGGCGCACCGAACGGGCCACCGCGATGCCGGCCTTCTCCTGGGCCTCGTCGGTGGAGGCGCCCAGGTGCGGGGTGCAGACGACCTCGTCGAGCTCGAAGAGCGGCGAGTCGGTGCAGGGCTCCTTCGCGTACACGTCGAGGCCCGCGCCGGCGACCCGGCCCTCCTTGAGCGCCGAGTACAGCGCCGCCTCGTCCACGATCCCGCCGCGCGCGGCGTTGACGATCCGGACCGAGGGCTTGACCTTGTGCAGCGCCTCGTCACCGATGAGACCGATGGTCTCCGGGGTCTTGGGCAGGTGGACGGTGATGAAGTCGGCGACCTCCAGGAGCTCGTCCAGGGCCAGCAGCTTCACCCCCATCTGGGCGGCGCGGGCCGGCTGCACGTAGGGGTCGTACGCGACGATCTTCATGCCGAACGCGGACATGCGCTGGGCGACCAGGACGCCGATGCGGCCGAGGCCGACGACGCCGAGGGTCTTCTCGCTGAGCTCGACGCCCGTGTACTTCGAGCGCTTCCACTCGCCGTTCTTCAGCGCGGTGTTGGCCTGCGGGATGTTGCGCGCGGTGGCGACCAGGAGGCCGCAGGCGAGCTCGGCGGCCGTGACGATGTTGGAGGTCGGGGCGTTCACGACCATCACGCCGGCCTTGGTGGCGGCGGAGACGTCCACGTTGTCCAGGCCCACGCCGGCGCGGGCGACGACCCGGAGCTTCTTCGCGGCGGCGATGGCCTCCGCGTCGACCTTGGTCGCGGAACGGACGAGGATGGCGTCGACGTCGGCGATCGCGGGGATCAGCTCGGCGCGGTCCGCGCCGTTGCAGTGCCGGATCTCGAAGTCCGGGCCCAGTGCGTCGACGGTGGCGGGCGACAGCTCTTCAGCGATGAGTACGACAGGTTTCGAGCTCACGTGAGTCCTCACAGATCCAGTGCGGACGGCCGTCCCGACGGCCGCAGGCGTGGAGGGGGCTTGCCGCGTGAAAGCGCACGACGCTGTGGGCCTGACGCGTATGTTGTTGAGCAGTGTAGTGGTGCGTCGGCGCAGCTCGTACGCCTCGTTGGAAGGATCACCCGTCCGTGGTTGGACGGGGTGTCCAACGATGTGGCACGGGGCCGGACACCCTGTCCGGCCCCGCACCGAGGGGCTTACGCCTCCTCGTCGTTCACCCAGCTCATGAGCTTCCGCAGCTCCTTGCCGGTGGTCTCCAGGAGGTGCTGCTCGTCCTGGGTCTTGTACTCGTTGTACTTCTTCAGACCGCCGTGGTACTCGTCCATCCAGTTCTTGGCGAAGGTGCCGTCCTGGATGTCGGTGAGGACCTTCTTCATCTCGGCCTTGGTGGCGTCGGTGATGATCCGCGGGCCGGTGATGTAGTCGCCCCACTCGGCGGTCTCGGAGACGGACCAGCGCATCTTCTCCAGGCCGCCCTCGTACATGAGGTCGACGATCAGCTTCAGCTCGTGGAGGCACTCGAAGTAGGCGATCTCCGGCTGGTAGCCGGCCTCGACCAGGGTCTCGAAGCCCGCCTTGACGAGCGCGGAGGCGCCACCGCAGAGGACGGCCTGCTCGCCGAAGAGGTCGGTCTCGGTCTCCTCGGTGAAGGTCGTCTTGATGACGCCGGCGCGGGTGCCGCCGATGGCCTTGGCGTAGGAGAGCGCCAGCGCGAAGGCGTTGCCCGTCGCGTCCTGCTCGACCGCGGCGATCGCGGGGACGCCGCGGCCCTCCTCGTACTGACGGCGGACCAGGTGGCCCGGGCCCTTCGGGGCGACCAGGGCGACGTCCACGTTGGCCGGGGGCTTGATGAAGCCGAAGCGGACGTTGAAGCCGTGGGCGAAGAACAGCGCGTCGCCGTCCTTCAGGTTGTCCTTGATGGACTCCTCGTAGACCTGGGCCTGGATCGGGTCCGGGATCAGGATCATGATGACGTCGGCCTCGGCCGCGGCCTCGGCCGGGGTGACCACGCGCAGGCCCTGCTCCTCGGCCTTGGCCTTGGACTTGGAGCCCTCGTGCAGACCGACACGGACGTCGACACCCGAGTCACGGAGCGACAGCGCGTGGGCGTGGCCCTGGCTGCCGTACCCGATCACGGCGACCTTGCGGCCCTGGATGATGGACAGGTCGGCGTCGGCGTCGTAGAACAGCTCGGCCACTGGGTATCTCCTTGAGGTGCTGGTGTTGCGTCCCACCGTACGGCGGGGTGCGGGAGGAAGGATTTCGGGTCTCGCCAGGCGGACCGCCGGATGGACCGGCGGTCAGCGCCCGTTGACGGTCGGGAGTGTCACGCGCTGCGGTCGAGGGCCCGCAGGGACCGGTCCGTGATGGACCGGGCGCCACGCCCTATGGCGATGGTGCCGGACTGCACGAGCTCCTTGATGCCGAACTGCTCCAGCATCTTGAGCATCGCTTCGAGCTTGTCACTCGAACCGGTGGCCTCGATGGTGACCGCCTCGGGCGAGACGTCCACGGTCTTCGCGCGGAACAGCTGGACGATCTCGACGATCTGGGAGCGGGTCTCGTTGTCGGCGCGGACCTTCACCAGGACGAGCTCGCGCTGGATCGCGGCGCTGGGCTCGAGTTCGACGATCTTCAGGACGTTGACCAGCTTGTTGAGCTGCTTGGTCACCTGCTCCAGCGGCAGGTCCTCGACATTGACCACGATGGTGATGCGGGAGATGTCGGGGTGCTCGGTGACGCCGACGGCGAGCGAGTCGATGTTGAAGCCGCGGCGGGAGAACAGGGCGGCGATCCGGGCGAGGATGCCGGGCGTGTTCTCGACCAGGACGGAGAGCGTGTGCTTGGTGGACATGGTGTGGGTCTCTTCCCTTGGCTCTTCAGCTCTTCGCTCGTCAGTCGTCTTCGCCGTCGCCGAAGTCGGGGCGGACGCCCCGCGCGGCCATGACCTCGTCGTTGGAGGTGCCGGCGGCGACCATCGGCCAGACCTGGGCGTCCTCGTGGACGATGAAGTCGATCACGACCGGGCGGTCGTTGATGGCGTTGGCCTGCTCGATGACCTTGTCCAGGTCGGCAGGGTCCTCGCAGCGCAGCGCGACACAGCCCATGGCCTCGGAGAGCTTCACGAAGTCCGGGATGCGGGTGCCCCGCGCCTGCGGGTTGACGTCGTCCGGGCCGGAGTGCAGCACGGTGTTGGAGTAGCGCTGGTTGTAGAACAGCGTCTGCCACTGGCGGACCATGCCCAGGGCGCCGTTGTTGATGATGGCGACCTTGATCGGGATGTTGTTCAGCGCGCAGGTGACCAGTTCCTGGTTGGTCATCTGGAAGCAGCCGTCGCCGTCGATCGCCCAGACCGGACGGTCCGGCCGGCCCGCCTTGGCGCCCATCGCGGCCGGGACCGCGTAGCCCATCGTGCCGGCGCCGCCGGAGTTGAGCCAGGTGGCCGGCTTCTCGTAGTTGATGAAGTGCGCGGCCCACATCTGGTGCTGGCCGACGCCGGCCGCGTAGATGGTGTCGGCGGGGGCGAGCTCGCCGATGCGCTGGATGACCTGCTGCGGCGACAGGCTGCCGTCCTCCGGCAGGTCGTAGCCGAGCGGGTAGGTCTCGCGCCAGCGGTTGAGGTCGCTCCACCAGGCGGTGTAGTCGCCCTTGTGGCCCTCGCTGTGCTCGGCCTGGACGGCCTGGACCAGGTCGGCGATGACCTCGCGGGCGTCACCGACGATCGGGACGTCGGCGGCGCGGTTCTTGCCGATCTCCGCCGGGTCGATGTCGGCGTGGACGATCTTGGCGAAGGGGGCGAAGCTGTCCAGCTTGCCGGTGACGCGGTCGTCGAAGCGGGCGCCGAGGGCGACGATCAGGTCGGCCTTCTGCAGCGCGGTGACGGCGGTGACCGCACCGTGCATGCCCGGCATTCCCACGTGCAGCGGGTGGCTGTCGGGGAACGCGCCCAGGGCCATCAGGGTGGTGGTGACCGGGGCGCCGGTGAGCTCCGCGAGGACCTTCAGCTCGGCGGTGGCGCCGGCCTTCAGGACGCCGCCGCCGACGTACAGGACGGGGCGCTTGGCGCTGGTGATCAGCTTGGCGGCCTCGCGGATCTGCTTGGCGTGCGGCTTGGTCACCGGGCGGTAGCCGGGCAGGTCCGTGGTGGGCGGCCAGCTGAAGGTGGTCTTCGCCTGGAGGGCGTCCTTGGCGATGTCGACCAGGACCGGGCCCGGGCGGCCGGTGGAGGCGATGTGGAAGGCCTCGGCGATCGTCCGCGGGATGTCCTCGGCCTTGGTGACCAGGAAGTTGTGCTTGGTGATCGGCATCGTGATGCCGCAGATGTCCGCCTCCTGGAAGGCGTCCGTGCCGATCGCCTTGGAGGCGACCTGGCCGGTGATCGCGACCAGCGGGACGGAGTCCATGTGCGCGTCGGCGATCGGCGTGACCAGGTTGGTGGCACCGGGGCCCGAGGTCGCCATGCAGACGCCGACCCTGCCGGTGGCCTGCGCGTAGCCGGTGGCGGCGTGGCCCGCGCCCTGCTCGTGGCGGACCAGGACGTGACGCACTCGCTTCGAGTCCATCATCGGGTCGTACGCCGGCAGGATCGCCCCGCCCGGAATGCCGAAGACGGTGTCGGCGCCCACTTCCTCGAGCGAACGGATGAGGGACTGCGCACCCGTGACGTGCTCGACGGTGGTGGCGGGCTGCGCGCCGTTACGGGGCCGCGGCTGCGGATGGTGCCCGGTGGCCTGCTCGGTCATCAGCATTCTCTTCTCGAAGCAGAGGGTTTGTGCGAGGGGGTGTGCGAGGCGTTTTGCGAGGGTTCGGTACGACTTCGGGGTGATCCGGTGCAACAAAAAACCCCTCGTGCCGGGAGGCAAGCGAGGGGAGCGCGTCGGGTGCGTTACAGGCGGGCCTTCTCTGGCCCTGCCTCAGCCGACGCGCTTTCCAAGTACGAGAATTCGGGTGCGCATGGCACTGACCCTCCCCCCGCGGCGCGGTCACTGTCAAGTGGGTGGGACGGGCGTCTCATTATTTGAGCGGATCGAGGGACGGTTTCCGGCGCTCACGCGGACGGGTCCGGGCAGCGGGTACTCGTCCCGCACCAGCGCCCGGCGCAGCCGGTACTCGTCCAACGGGCCGGCGAAGGCCATGCCCTGACCATGGGTGCAGCCCATGGAACGCAGGGCGAGCACCTGCTCGGGCACGTCCACCCCGTCGGCCACGGACTGCATGCCGAGGTCGCCGGCGATGCGCAGCAGACCGCTGGTGATCTTGCGCAGTCTGGCCGATTCCACGACGCCCTCGACCAGACCCCGGTCCAGCTTCAGTATGTCGACGGGGAGCCGCCGCAGGGCGCTGATGGCGGCGTGTCCGCTGCCGAATCCGTCCAGGGCGATCTTCACGCCGAGCCGCCGCAGGGCGGCCAGCCGCTGCTCCAGCTCGTCGAAGTTGACCCGGGGGTCGCGGGGGTCGCTCTCCGCCAGCTCGATGACGAGGGAGCCGGAGGGCAGGCCGTGCCGGGTCAGCAGGGACTCGATGGAACCCGGCGGCAGGGAGCGGTCGAGCAGCCGGCGCGCGGAGAGCCGGATGGTGACCGGGGTGCGATGCCCGATGCCGGCCCGCTCGGCGGCCTGCTCGACCGCCTCTTCGAGCAGCCAGCGGCCCAGCTCGGCGATGCGCTCGCTGTCGTCGGTGACCCGCAGGAACTCGGCCGGGGTGAAGAGGATGCCCTGGGCGGAGCGCCAGCGGGCCTGGGCGGCCACGGCGCTGATCCGGCCGGTGCTCAGGTCCACGACCGGCTGGTGCAGCAGCGCGAACTCGCCGTCGTGGAGCGCGGTGCGCAGCCGGGCGGCGAGCTCGGTGCGGCGGACGATCTCGGCCTGCATCTGCGGGGCGTAGAGCTCGACGCGGTCCTTGCCGGCGGCCTTGGCCCGGTACATGGCGAGGTCGGCGTTGCGCAGCAGGTCCCCGGCGCTGATGCCGGGCTCGGCGAAGGCGACGCCGATGGAGGCGGCGACCCGCACCTCGTTGGCGGCGTCGATGCGGTACGGCTGGGAGAGGGTCACGCGCAGCCGGTCGGCGATCTCGTACACCTGGCACTCGCGGGCGGCCCGGTCCCGGTTGCCGTCGCCGAGGATGAGCGCGGCGAACTCGTCGCCGCCGAGCCGCGCGGCGGTGTCCCCGGCCCGTACGGAGTCCTGGAGGCGGCGGGCGGCCTGGACCAGCAGCTCGTCGCCCGCCTGGTGGCCCAGGCGGTCGTTGACGCCCTTGAAGCCGTCGAGGTCGATGAAGAGCACGGCGGTGCCGGGGTCGGAGGAGCGGCGGCCGCCGAGGGCGCCCCGGACCCGCTCGGTGAACAGCGCCCGGTTGGGCAGGTCGGTGAGCGGGTCGTGCTCGGCGTTGTGCCGGAGCTGGGCCTGGAGGCGGACGCGCTCGGTGACGTCCCGGCTGTTGAAGATCAGGCCGCCCTGGTGGCGGTTGACGGTGGACTCGACGTTGAGCCACTCGCCGCGGCCGGAGCGGAAGCGGCACTCGATCCGGGTGGTGGGCTCCTCGGAAGGGGCCGCGGCGAGGAAGCGGCGCACTTCGTGGACGACGCCGCCGAGGTCCTCGGGGTGGATGATCGAGGCCAGCTCGGAGCCGATCAGGTCCTCCGCCTCGCGCCCGTACACCCCGGAGGCGGCGGGGCTGACGTAGCGGAGTATCCCGGTGGGCGCGGCGATCATGATGACGTCGCTGGAGCCCTGCACGAGGGACCTGAAGTGGTTCTCCTTCTGGGCCAGTTCGTGGGTGAGGGCGATGTTGTCCAGCAGCATGATGCCCTGCCGGAGGACCAGGGCGAGCACGACCGTGCAGCCGGTGAGGACGACCACGCGGTCCACTCTGCGTCCCTCGACGACGTTGTACAGGATGCCGAGCGTGCAGACCGCCGCCGCGAGGTACGGGGTGAGGGCGGCGAGCGACCCGGCGAGGGGCCGGCTGTGCGGGTGCCGGGCGCGGGCGGCGGCCGGGTCCACGGTGCGGCGGGCGCCCCAGGGCGCGTAGGCGAGCAGCAGCGAGCCGGCGAACCAGCCGGCGTCGAGCAGCTGGCCGGAGCTGTAGTGCTCGCGCAGCAGCGGCGAGGTGAACAGGGCGTCGCACAGCACGGTGAGCGCGAGGGCGGCGATGGCGGTGTTGATCGCCGAGCGGTTGATGTGGGAGCGGCGGAAGTGCAGGGCGAGCACCATGCTGACGAGCACGATGTCGAGCAGCGGGTAGGCGAGGGAGAGCGCGGAGCGGGCCACGCTCTCGCCCTCGGCGACCTCGACGCGCGCGGTGTGCGCGAGGGCGAGGCTCCACGAGAGGGTGAGCAGGGAGCCGCCGATGAGCCAGGCGTCGAGCGCGAGGCAGACCCAGCCGGCCCGGGTCACCGGTTTCTTGGCGAGGACCAGCAGGCCGACGATGGCGGGCGGGGCGAAGAGCAGGAAGCAGAGGTCGGCCAGCGAGGGGGTGGGCACCTCGCGGGCGAGCACGACCTCGTACCAGCCCCAGACGGCGTTGCCGGCCGAGGCCATGAAGGAGGAGAAGGCGAAGAGCAGCCAGGCGGGGCGGAAGCTGCCGCGGTGGCCGCGGGCGTAGAGGAAGCAGGAGACGGCGGCGGCGAGCGCCGCGGCGCTCAGTCCGAAGTCGCCCATGACGAGGGCGAGCTCCTCGGAGCCCCAGCCGAGGGCGGCGCCGGTCGCGTACCCCCCGCAGACCAGGCCGAGGCCGATCTGGGTGAGCACTCCCCCGACCCCGGGCCCCTGGCGCCCCGGTCCGGGGGCGGGGCGGCCGAGCCCGGCGGAGTGGACCCCGGCCCCCTCGCTCACGGGCCGGTTCCGGACGAGCGCTCCGGGGGTGCTCACCGCGCCCTCCGGGTCCTCGCCGGGGTGTCCCTGCGCACCGGGCCCGCAGAGGCTCTCGGTCTCCCCGTCGGCACGGGGCACGGCGTGGCCGCAGAAGGCCGCGGAGTCCTCCGGGCGGGCGGCGCAGGAGACCCGGCCGGACCCTTCGCCGAGGCCGGACCCTTCGCCGAGGCCGGGGCCCCCGTCGGGACCGGCGCCGGGCGGCGGGGCCGGCTCGTCCCCCGCGCGGGAGGCGCGGGGGACGGGGACGGCGGGCGCGCGGGCGCCGGGCGGGGCGGGGGCGTCCCCGCCGGGACCGCTCCTGCCGGGACCTGCCATGGCGGAACCTGCCGCGCCGGGACCTGCCGTGGCGGACCGCTCGGGGCCCGGACGGTACGACTGGCCCGGCTGCTCCGGCAGGGCTGCCGCGGGGCGCGGGAGGGGAGTCGAAGGCCCCGCCGCGTCGGATCGTCGCTCGCTCGGCCGTGCTCCACCCGTCACCCCCCTCGGAATCTGATGACCCGTCACTTCGCTCCCCAGCGTCTGCCCGTTCTCGACGCAGTCCCCCGCTCCGGGACGATACACCAGGATCGTCACTCAGGGACAGGGTCGCAGTACTCTCCGTGACGGGTGGGGGGCTCGTGTGCGGCGCGCTCCGGGGGCGCGCGGATCGGGCGGCCGGATCAGGTGGTGAGGACGAGGTTCGCCGGCTCCTCCCCGGCCGCGAACCGGGTCAGCTGCGCGGCCAGCAGGCGCTTGGCGCGCGGCATGAACGCCGAGGTGGAGCCGCCGACATGGGGGCTGACCAGGACGCCGGGGGCGTGCCACAGCGGGTGGCCGGCGGGCAGCGGCTCCGGGTCGGTGACGTCGAGCGCGGCGGTGATCCGGCCGCTCTCCGCCTCCTTCAGGAGCGCCGCCGTGTCCACCACCGGACCGCGGGCCACGTTGACCAGCAGGGCGCCGTCCTTCATCCGGGCGAGGAAGCCTGCGTCGGCCAGGTGCCGGGTCTGCGGGGTGAGCGGCGTGGAGAGCACGACCACATCGGCCTCGGGCAGCAGTGCGGGCAGGTCGGTGAGCGGGTGCACGGGACCGCGCTCGGTGGCACGCGCGGAGCGCGCGACGCGCACGACCCGCGCGCACTCGAAGGGGGCGAGCCGGTCCTCGATGGCCGCGCCGATCGATCCGTACCCGACGATCAGCACCGACTTGTCGGCGAGCGCCGGGTAGAAGCCGGCCCGCCACTCCTCCGCGTCCTGGCCGCGCACGAAGCCGGGGATGCCGCGCAGCGAGGCGAGGATCAGCGCGAGGGTCAGCTCGGCGGTGCTGGCCTCGTGGACGCCCTTGGCGTTGCACAGCCGGACGCCGGGCGGCAGTTCGCCGAGGCCGGGCGTCACGTGGTCGATGCCGGCCGAGAGCGTCTGCACCACGCGGACCGCGCGCATCCCGGCGAGCGGGCGCACCGCGATCTCCTCGCCCTTCATGTACGGCACGACGTAGAAGGCGCAGCGCGCGGGATCGGCCGGGAATTCCGGCCCGCCGTCCCAGAAACGGTAGTTCAGGCCCGACGCGCCCGGCGCGGGAAGTCCCTCGATCTCGTCCGCGGGAATCGGAAGCCACACGTCAGCGGCGGTGTCATCGAACGTCATGACCGGGAGGCTATGCGAAGAATCCCGCGCGCGATTGGTTACTTTGGGGGGCGGCACAGGGAGGGGTACCGGCAGGTGGAGCGCAGGACGATCGGGGGCGGCGGCGCTCGGTGTGGGTGCGGTGGGCCTCGGATGCATGCCGATGAGCTGGGCGTACAGCGGTTCGCAGCGGCGGGGCGACCGCTCGCTGCGGACGGTGCACGCGGCGCTGGACGCCGGGACCAGCCTGCTCGACACCGCCGACATGTACGGCCCCTTCACCAACGAGCTGCTGCTGGGGCGGGTGTTGAAGGAGCGCCGGGCGGACGTCTTCGTGTCGACGAAGTGCGGACTGCTCGTCGGCGGCGACCAGCACGTCGTGGCCAACGGGCGCCCCGGGTACGTGCGCAGGGCCTGCGACGCCTCGCTGCGGCGGCTCCAGACCGACGTCATCGACCTCTACCAGCTGCACCGGGCCGACCCGGAGGTCCCGGTGGAGGAGACCTGGGGCGCGATGGCCGAGCTGGTGCGGGCCGGCAAGGTGCGGGCGCTCGGGCTGTGCGCGGTGGGCGCCCGGGCGACCCGCCGGGGCCGCACGGGCGGCGGCTATGAGGGAACGATCCGGCAGCTGGAGCGGGTCCAGCAGGTCTTCCCGGTGGCGACGGTCGAGGCCGAGCTGTCGGTCTGGTCGCCGGAGGCCCTGGAGCGGCTGCTGCCCTGGTGCGAGGCCCGGGGCGTGGGCTTCCTCGCCGCGATGCCGCTGGGCAGCGGGTACCTGACCGGGACGCTCACGCCGGGCGGCGGCTTCGAGGAGGACGACCTGCGGGCCCGGCACCCGCGCTTCACGGCCGAGATGATGGCGGCCAACCAGCCGCTGATCGCGGGGCTGCGGCGGGTGGCGGCCCGGCACGGCGACGGGGTCACCCCGGCGCAGGTGGCGCTGGCCTGGGTGCTCGGGCGCGGGCGGCACGTGGTGCCGATCCCGGGCGC contains:
- a CDS encoding aldo/keto reductase, producing the protein MSWAYSGSQRRGDRSLRTVHAALDAGTSLLDTADMYGPFTNELLLGRVLKERRADVFVSTKCGLLVGGDQHVVANGRPGYVRRACDASLRRLQTDVIDLYQLHRADPEVPVEETWGAMAELVRAGKVRALGLCAVGARATRRGRTGGGYEGTIRQLERVQQVFPVATVEAELSVWSPEALERLLPWCEARGVGFLAAMPLGSGYLTGTLTPGGGFEEDDLRARHPRFTAEMMAANQPLIAGLRRVAARHGDGVTPAQVALAWVLGRGRHVVPIPGAKRERWAVENARAAGLTLDAADLAEIAALPAARGSWD